Proteins encoded by one window of Vespula pensylvanica isolate Volc-1 chromosome 6, ASM1446617v1, whole genome shotgun sequence:
- the LOC122630216 gene encoding ELKS/Rab6-interacting/CAST family member 1-like, which yields MRSRKSDDRWNENLSKNETRNPSDKKTKDDRDETVITWKKDLEEKNKRIMELEEEMSTMKDLLDNKNQMDKFEYTRDTRNDDESWKKEVEAKNRRIVELEQVMASLENFLKEHTDTEGIRELEAIVERKNMRIDELEDTVAEFEDFLKENPDVKELHDLRQQVNVSERRIRELEDWIRRNDGTNADGGIDRARIMELEEMVTHLEDYVRKHNVDVLKQKLQDRECRIEQLQGRVNTLEKELIKFERDLEGQKTFTESTKNRMKDSANDPIVISNDANKPNELERLISEKNVKIDELEKRIVESKDQMNDMQRDIARLEKELSEYEAEDIGVLKEEIRVRDERILQLEDEIDSLERAFNEGVDLEQIEELMNVISRKQDRERQFEKDIESKKNRIEELSEALRESVVIASDGERRFQREEKLKKNALERVAKLEQRIISLQTASALKCPTCKPLLSKLQTSEKMLQRLTEERSIQLEDLHQMKQEALKAAVSEKDAHLALLELSGIKTAQQADQADKLKAERKKLIDRLKREDERSIEMSLETSPLDSDTTVQVLAEILETSEDEEKKDADENEDCVDKTSSRKSEITTTNGDSCDHTTMDSRDRECK from the exons ATGAGATCTCGTAAGAGCGACGATCGATGGAACGAAAATTTGTCGAAGAACGAGACGAGAAATCCGAGCGACAAGAAGACGAAGGACGATAGGGACGAAACCGTTATTACTTGGAAGAAGGATttggaggaaaaaaataaaaggatcaTGGAACTCGAGGAGGAGATGTCTACGATGAAAGATCttcttgataataaaaatcaaatggaTAAGTTTGAATATACGAGGGATACGAGGAACGACGACGAGTCCTGGAAAAAGGAAGTCGAAGCTAAAAATCGTAGAATCGTCGAACTTGAACAAGTTATGGCGTCCTTGGAGAACTTTTTAAAGGAACACACCGATACCGAGGGTATCAGGGAACTCGAAGCGATcgtcgaaaggaaaaatatgagGATCGATGAACTCGAGGATACCGTGGCGGAGTTCGAagattttcttaaagaaaatccTGACGTTAAAGAGTTACACGATTTACGCCAGCAGGTAAACGTATCCGAACGTAGGATCCGTGAGTTAGAGGATTGGATACGTAGAAATGACGGTACTAATGCTGACGGTGGAATAGATCGTGCAAGGATCATGGAACTCGAGGAGATGGTCACCCATTTGGAGGATTACGTTAGGAAACATAACGTTGACGTACTCAAACAGAAACTTCAAGATCGGGAATGTAGAATCGAACAACTTCAAGGTCGCGTCAATACTTTGGAAAAGGAGCTGATCAAGTTCGAAAGGGATTTGGAAg GTCAGAAAACATTCACGGAGAGTACAAAAAATCGTATGAAAGATTCAGCGAATGATCCAATAGTTATCAGTAACGATGCTAATAAACCGAACGAACTGGAACGATTGATATctgaaaaaaatgtgaaaatcgATGAGCTGGAGAAACGAATCGTCGAGTCGAAGGATCAAATGAACGATATGCAAAGGGATATCGctagattagaaaaagaattgagcGAGTACGAGGCAGAGGATATTGGAGTTTTAAAGGAAGAGATAAGAGTGAGGGACGAGAGGATTTTGCAATTGGAGGACGAAATCGATTCCCTTGAAAGGGCCTTCAACGAGGGAGTCGATCTCGAACAGATCGAGGAACTCATGAACGTTATTAGCAGAAAGCAGGACAGAGAACGTCAATTTGAAAAGGAtattgaaagtaaaaagaacaGAATCGAGGAACTTAGTGAGGCACTTCGTGAAAGTGTCGTCATTGCCAGCGACGGTGAGAGAAGATTTCAACGTGAAGAGAAGTTGAAGAAGAATGCCCTTGAAAGA GTCGCAAAACTCGAGCAAAGAATAATTTCTCTACAAACAGCCTCGGCTTTGAAATGTCCTACGTGCAAACCATTGCTTTCTAAGCTTCAAACTTCGGAGAAAATGCTTCAACGTCTGACCGAAGAGAGAAGCATTCAATTGGAAGATCTTCACCAAATGAA aCAAGAAGCCTTGAAAGCAGCAGTTTCCGAAAAGGACGCACACTTAGCATTGCTCGAACTTTCCGGCATAAAGACGGCTCAACAAGCCGATCAGGCTGATAAATTAAAGgctgagagaaagaaattaatcgacaGACttaaaagagaa GATGAAAGAAGCATAGAAATGTCTTTGGAAACGAGCCCATTGGATTCGGATACGACTGTACAAGTGCTTGCTGAAATACTCGAAACATCtgaggacgaagagaaaaaggatgcagacgaaaacgaagattGTGTCGATAAGACGAGCTCTCGTAAATCAGAGATCACCACTACCAATGGCGACAGCTGCGACCACAc AACGATGGATTCGAGAGACCGAGAGTGCAAGTAG